One Rosa chinensis cultivar Old Blush chromosome 5, RchiOBHm-V2, whole genome shotgun sequence genomic region harbors:
- the LOC112166235 gene encoding 60S ribosomal protein L18a isoform X2 — translation MLCRWSESERGLPKFHQYQVVGRALPKDAEDTPKIYRMKLWHTNDVRAKSKFWYFLKKVKVKVKVKKSNGQIVAINENRFSLARLLKSCCLRTSLSWGLVFWPSYMGC, via the exons ATGTTGTGCAGGTGGAGCGAAAGTGAGAGAGGCCTCCCCAAGTTTCACCAGTACCAGGTGGTGGGTAGGGCTCTCCCCAAGGATGCCGAGGACACCCCCAAGATCTACCGCATGAAGCTTTGGCACACCAATGATGTTCGCGCCAAGTCCAAGTTCTGGTATTTCCTGAAGAAGGTGAAGGTGAAGGTGAAGGTGAAGAAGAGCAATGGCCAAATTGTTGCCATCAATGAg AACAGGTTCAGTCTGGCAAGGCTTCTGAAAAGCTGCTGTTTACGTACTTCTCTTTCCTGGGGTTTGGTGTTTTGGCCATCCTACATGGGCTGCTGA
- the LOC112166235 gene encoding 60S ribosomal protein L18a isoform X1 — translation MLCRWSESERGLPKFHQYQVVGRALPKDAEDTPKIYRMKLWHTNDVRAKSKFWYFLKKVKVKVKVKKSNGQIVAINEVQSGKASEKLLFTYFSFLGFGVLAILHGLLTTSRTSSSMIGKRPMLGRKKKA, via the exons ATGTTGTGCAGGTGGAGCGAAAGTGAGAGAGGCCTCCCCAAGTTTCACCAGTACCAGGTGGTGGGTAGGGCTCTCCCCAAGGATGCCGAGGACACCCCCAAGATCTACCGCATGAAGCTTTGGCACACCAATGATGTTCGCGCCAAGTCCAAGTTCTGGTATTTCCTGAAGAAGGTGAAGGTGAAGGTGAAGGTGAAGAAGAGCAATGGCCAAATTGTTGCCATCAATGAg GTTCAGTCTGGCAAGGCTTCTGAAAAGCTGCTGTTTACGTACTTCTCTTTCCTGGGGTTTGGTGTTTTGGCCATCCTACATGGGCTGCTGACAACTTCCAGGACGAGTAGTTCAATGATTGGCAAGAGACCTATGCTGGGCAGGAAAAAGAAGGCTTGA